The Streptococcus sp. oral taxon 431 nucleotide sequence TAACTTGCCTTTCACAACCATTTCATGTAGTTCAGATAAGTCTTGAAATTTTTCCTTTTCAGCTTCTGACTGAAGTTTATAATAGACCTGAAAGAGTCTACCGTCAGCCTTGCCACGAAAAGATAAGCTATCACCATTTACTTTGATGGTATCCGGTAATATTCTCAATGTATCAACCGTGTCTACAAGATTCCGACTGGCTTCTTCTTGCTGCCATTTTTGAAAAATAAACCAACTCCCAAATATGCTGCAAATCAAGAGGACCTTGGTCACAGTTTTCCATGGAAATTGGAAAAAGAGGCAGACTAGTAAAAAGACAAAGCCCAAAAGTGCTAAGACACTCGCTGAAAAGATAGCATAGTAGAGCCATAGCAAAAGAAAACTGAGATAGATTTTTGGAATTGGAAAGCGACTAATCCACTGTAACATACTCTTTTAACTTTTCTATCGTTTTTGCACCAATACCAGAAACCTTTTTGAGCTCATCAACTGACTTAAACTTACCGTTGGAATCACGATGGTCAATAATATCTTGAGCACGTTTAGCACCTAAGCCTTTGACTTGTTTCAGTTCCTCTAAACTGGCTTTATTGAGATTGACTTTCTTATTTTCCTTGCTGTTAGAAGCATTTGATTGTGTTGCTTGACTGGTAGCTTCTTCCTTAGTTGGAACATAGACAAGTGCTTCGTCACTAATTTTCTGAGCAAGATTGATAGATTTACTGTCTGCATTATCTGTCAGTCCACCAGCTTTTTGAACAGCATCATTGATACGACTTCCAACTGGCAAATCATAAATCCCTGGTGTTTTGACAGCCCCTTTGACATCGACAGTAATCAGATCTTGCTCCACCACTTCTTCCTTCTGATTTCCATCTTCCTTTTCATCCGTCGAATCCTTTGGAACAGCTATAACTTCAGACTGCAAATTACTTTCCTTAGCAGGTGTTTGAGCGACTGGTTTTAGGAGGAAAAATCCACCCAAGACCAAACCCAAACCAGCACAGATAACAATGATTTTATATTCTTTGATTTTCTCAATAAGTTCTTCCATATTTTCTCCTCTCTTATCTTATTCGTAAGGCAAAGAAAAAACAGCTGAAAAATCTTTTCAACTGCTTACTTATTTGAAAAATAATCTTCCTTGGTCAAGATATAATGCACTCTTGTCACGATACGACCTTTTTCATGCTGGTCCATACGAGCATAAGGTTCTTCGTGAGAGAAGCGCATGCCTGATTTCTCCATGACCTTTCCTGAAGCAGGATTATCCTTATCGTAAAGGGCTGTCAACTTATTCATTCCAATTTCTTCAAAGGCCAGTTTAATGACGGCACGATTGGCTTCAGTTGTCAAACCTTGATTCCAATATTTTTGATGGATAATATAACCAATGGCTGCCTTCTTAAGAACAGTATCGATCTTGTGCAAGTCAATAGTTCCGATAAACTCTCCACTATTTTTTAGTTCAATACCCCATCGGCCCAAGGGATTGGCTAGATAAAACTGAGCAATATTATTCTTAGTTTCCTCTAAACTTTGATTGGTTGGAAAAGTATAGCGCGTAGTTTCTTTATCTGAAGCATACTCGAACATAGCTTCTGCATCGTCAAGTGTTACAGGCCTAAGTACTAAGCGCTCTGTTTCGATAATGGGATGCTTCGCTAGTTTGATAAATAGTGATTCCATGATTGCACCTCCCAAAATAGGTTGCTAAAAGAATAACATAAAAGAAATAGGTTTACAAGTTTTTCTTGCAATTTAAAACGGTTTCATATACAATAAAGTCATCACAAAAACTCTAAAGAATGATGTGATACATAAATTAAAATAGCTTAATAGAAAGTGAGTTATCCTATGTTAATTGGAATTCCAAAGGAAATTAAAAATAATGAAAATCGTGTTGCTTTGACACCTGCTGGTGTACAGAGTCTTGTTGGTCGTGGTCACCGAGTCCTCATCGAAACAAATGCTGGACTTGGTTCTGGTTTTGCTGATGCTGACTATGAAAAGCAAGGAGCTGAAATTGTCGCTACTGCTGCTGAAGCCTGGTCAGCAGAATTAGTTGTTAAAGTGAAGGAACCCCTTGCTAGTGAGTACCAGTTCTTGCGTGAGGATTTACTTCTTTTCACCTACTTACACATGGCGGCTGCTCCAGAATTGGCAGATGCAATGCTTGCAGCTAAAGCAACGGGTGTTGCTTATGAGACAGTCCGTGATACTCAAGGACAACTTCCGCTTCTCGTTCCAATGAGTGAGGTAGCTGGTCGTATGGCAGTCCAAATCGGTGCTCATTTCTTGACTAAACAAGCTGGTGGTTCAGGAGTTCTACTCGGTGGTGTCCCTGGTGTTCCAAAAGGAAAAGTATCCATCATCGGTGGTGGTGTTGTTGGTACACACGCAGCCCGCATTGCGCTAGGTTTGGGAGCTCAAGTAACCATTCTTGATATCAGCGCTAAACGCCTCTCTGTCCTAGAAGATGTCTTTGGTCACCAAATCCAAACTTTGATGTCTAACCCATTTAATATTGAAGCAAGTGTGCGTGAAGCAGACGTTGTTATCGGTGCAGTTTTGATTCCTGGTGCCAAAGCTCCAAAATTGGTGACAGATGAAATGGTACAACAAATGCGTCCTGGTTCTGTCATTGTTGACGTTGCTGTTGACCAAGGTGGTGTTATAGCGACAGCTGACCGTGTGACAACTCACGATGAACCAGTCTATGAAAAACACGGTGTTCTTCACTATGCCGTTGCTAACATTCCTGGAGCAGTTGCTCGCACTTCTACTATCGCCCTTACAAATGTGACTCTCCCATATATCGAAGCCTTGGCAGGAAAAGGATTTAAGAAAGCTATCCTAGAAGACGCAGGCTTGCTTGAAGGTGTGACAACCTATCAAGGATACCTCACCAGCCAACCAGTTGCAGAAGGCTTGGAACGTGACTTCACTTCAATCAGTAAACTTGTCTAAAATGATTTACAAATTAAAACTACAAAAATAAGAAGCTACATAAAAACTAGCTTCTAAATCTCAAAAACGAGCATTTCCGTTCTTGGAGATGCTCGTTTTCTCATGTCATGTTTTATAATTTAAATTTTGATAGACTCTAGTTTCTAATCAATGTGATCACTATTTGTCAATATTAACCCTTTCAATCAATTCATTAGTTATCTAAGCTAAGTCCATTAATAAATCCAAAAAGAGTATCACTATCAAAGCAAACTAAATAATTGAGTTATAAATGGCTATTTTCACAAAATTGTCTCATCATCACACTATCTAATCTCAGTACACAAACCATTTTTCTATAGCTTTTGTCTTAATCTTGATCTTTTTTCTTTAATCCAAGAAATGCACCTAAGGTAAACATTATTCCGGCAACCAATGACGTGAAGACTTCGCTAACTGTTCCGGTTTTTGGTAATCTATCAGTATTATTAGTAGTTGACTTACTATCAATATTAGTATGTTTATTAGCTATGTTCTCTGGTTCATTAAGATAAACTTCTTTCTTATTTTCAAAGTTTTTATCATTTTTATCAGGAACTGGAGCTGTAACATCCTTAGTTGAATCAGATCTTTGACTTTCATCTAATTGACTATAATTTACTTGTACAGGAACTGTAGCTTTGACACCTTCAGTTGAATCAGATTTGTGTGAATGATTTTCTCTTTGTAAATCCTCTTTTCTGTGACTTTTATCTAATTGATTATGATTAACTTGCACCTTATCTTTCTTTTTCGATTCATCAAAAGTAGGTTTATTTTCCTCCTCCTTTTTCTCCTCTATTTTCTTGAATACAGGTTTTATAAGGGTATCTTTTGATACATTAATAACATAGCCAGCGTCTTTTTTTCCTTCGAAACCAGAAATTTCCCAGCCATCAAATTGATATCCTTTTTCTAATTCACCCTTATAGACAGGTAAAATGAAATCTTCTTCCGACACTATCTTAGAACTCATTTCTTTTCCATTTTGAATGGTCACAGTCACCGTATGAGGTTTTAATTCGCTTACCTCTCCCGTATCTTTGTTTAAAATGAATTCTTTTACGGTCGTATTTCTTGCGAAATCTTTTACAACAATCTTAATGTTTAGTGTCTTGTCTGTTATTTGTTTAATATCATCAAATGATTTGTATTCTTTTCCATTTACATAAATATGTTTGTTTTGAATCTCACCATCAAATCCATTATTTCTTTTATCATTGATATTAAAGACTACAGATTTTCCGTCAGCATATTCGATACTAGTATTTCCCTTAGGATCAATGTTTACTTCTGGTTTAACATTATCATATAAAAATTGATAGTGTACTCCAACCGCTTTCGCATTCAAATCGCTATAGCCAGTTTGAAGATAAACATTTCCATCCATATCTGTTACCTTATCTGGAAATCCGTTTGCTTTATAGTCTTTCATTCCCCAGTCCATGATGTCACCGTCTTTAACATTAAGCTTAATATTAAAATCTCTAGTGTTATCAATGTGTAAATCTCCGTAGATTAAATAATTATCTACAACAGATTCATTAACTCTCAACTCCCAGTTAAAACCACCCTTATCAGAAATCTTACCTCTTAAATAAAATTCTGGATTTCGTACATAAATTTTATTAGATTTAGATGGATTAAAGTAGTTCTTGTCCATTGAAAGATTTACTGGTTTTGCATCAATAAATAACGTAGAGCCATCTTCTTTTATGGCTTCTACATTGGACTTATCCTCTCCAGTGTACTCTTTACCATCCTTACCAAATAATACCAGTTTAGAAGAATCTGTTACAAGATTTCCATCTTTATCAATAGCTTCCCCTTTATCGTTCATTTTAAAGGTAAACACTTGATATTTTACAATGTTAAAGCCGTCCAAAGCCGACATTAATACGGATTGAGTACTTCTTCCATCTTCAACATTTCTACTATCAGCATAAATTATTTTTTCTGATAGGACTCTTAGATTAGGATTGGCCTTTTGTATTTTTGCTATATCTTCCTTGCTATAGACTCCATTTCCTTCTAACATATCCGTTTTTCCAGGATTATAGGTAGTCACTTTTAGTGCATAGCCTTTTCTTAGAATGATGTTATCTTTTAATAGATATTGTTGTTTTTCTGAATCAGAATAGATTTTACCAGATTCCATTTCCGTTAAATTATTTGGTTTGTTCTTTGAAAGATCACCTTCTCCTAATTCTATTACATTCCCATAACTTGATGCATAGGGATATTCTGTTTTAGTTTCCTTATTTTTTTCAGGCATTCTAATCTTCGTTTCAGCTTTTATCTTATCACCATCTTTAACAAAGAATCTCATATCTCCTGCAAAAGCTAATCCATCCACAATATCATTAATATTAGCGTATAAATCAAATGTCATCATTTTTGAGTGGGAATCATACTTGGTCGTTTTGATTTCTATAGATTTATAGCTATTTCCATAATATACCTTGGCATTTTTAGAAACATTACTGAACTTTCCAAGAATTTCAAAGTGTCCATCTTTAGACGGGCTTAGAACACCATAAATTTTTGATTTGATTTCGTCAAGTTTTTCAGTTTCATATTGTAAGGCGCTACCATCGTCATAAGCAATGATATTTCCCTTATCATCGTATTTATAATCGTATTCCTCTGTTCTCTTACCAGTTTCACTTGTAAAGTCATCAACTTCTCTAAATTTCTTTTTAATGAGTTTCTTTAAGTCTTTGCTTTCAAAATCTCTAATTGTTGAAATAGTTTTATGAATAGTAAAACTAGATTTTTCTTCGTTAGACTCTTCATTTTCTTGATGATTTTCTTCCTCAGTTGTATCTTTTTTAAGACTATCCTCTTTTCTATTTTCTAAATTTTTAAATTTAGATTCGGCAATCTCTCCAAGTTTTTGGTATTTAGATGAATCCTGATCAGGATCTACTAGATAATAGGAAATCATCCCCTTTTCATCAGCATGATCAGCAAATCTAATTCTATGAATCTTTGTGAAATTGCTAGAGCCATCTAATGCAATGACTTCAATGATTTTTCCTCTTAAATCTCCTGCACCATTAATTTCATAAATGGTATTTCCGTCTTTGTCAAGTTTCCTATTTCTTCCTTGACCCTCACCTGCGTAAGTTACTTCAAGATTTTTCTCAACCTCTCCATCTTCATTAACAAGAGCGGCGCCAGCATACCAAACTTCGTTTGCAATCTCGTCAAATTTTTCAGGATGTTCTTTTTGATCTCTCGCAAATAGAGTTTCATTCTTGTATTGATCTTTTACCTTGTGATAAGTATCCTTTGTAATCAGCTTAATTTTTTCAGGATTTGAAAAATCAACCGAAACAATCTTAGGAGCTGTGTTATCAATTTTTACAGGAATATAGGAAACCTGCCATGGGTAATCCTTGGTTAATCTATATTTAAATTTATAGAAATATTGACCTTCCGCAATCGGTTCAAATTGACCTCTTATCCTAGTAGCTGGATCTTTGGTATCCTTGCTTTCTGGTGCATTTTCTTCTTTCCCTCTAGGATTATAGATGAGTCCATCCCATTTCAAGTCGCCCCAAACTTTTAGCTTAGAAGATTTGATTCCCTTTGCATCATTTCTTTTAGAGTTTAAAATTCCTTTAACAAAGTGTTCTCTCGAAATGACTTTTAAGTCTCTTTGATTGTCTCCCTCTTTATTTGTATTTACTATTGAAATCATTCCTTCTTCTGCACTTCTTAATACAAGTGGAGAAGGTGTTAATCCTCTCTCAAGTTGAGCATCTTGAGGATTTCCATTTGAATCTAAAGGATAAATTTTAGCAATATTAGAACCACTTGATGATGGTGCGTTGATCCCTTCGTTATTGAAAGCAAATAATTCTGGATTTTGATCTAGGGATGTTGTATTTTTATCTTTTCTATTTTGTATAACTCCTGCTGGATTAAATTTATCTATACCATGTTCTCCACCAATTCCCTTATTTAAGGTTCCTGGAATTTTTGGTTTACCATCATCATCATAACCTTCCATTGTTTTTGATTTTGAACCCTCTTCCCAGGCCCATTTATCAAGGATTGGTTCCTTGTTCCAATCCCCAGCAAATCCCATTAGAGGCATCGATAAAGAAGGTTGGAAATTTGTTTTCTTCCCATTGGAGTTTAGAGCTTCCATTTCTTCCACTGACTCAAAATGAATAAATGATTCTACAAATTTATTTTTATTTTTAGCCTCTCCAACGTTTATAACCGCATTTAAATCAAAGCTAGAATTTGGGCCTATAGTGAAAGTGTCATGCTCAAATGTAATATTTGCATCTTTTACTTTCTCTGGGTGAATTTCTGGAACAATTTGCTTACCATCTGGAGATTTTTCATCTTTGTATGTTTCATCCAGTTTTAGTCTATCAGTTAGAGCATCTGTAGTTACCGCTGAGGCTGAAACTTTAAAGGTTAAAGGTCTGTTTGATGTATTGTGAAGCTTAATTGTAAAGTATTTTTTATCTCCTTTTATTTCTTTAAGAGAAATAGAACCATAAGAGTTTACCAAACCTTTAGAATCTGTGTTTTTGAAAGTCGCTACAACTTCATTTCTCAAAGCATTGGCAACATTAATTAGCCCTGCTCCCTGTTGTCTAGGTGATGCAAAGTATTGACTTTTTTCTTTCCAAGAAGTCGCATCCATCATAGGCCGTGCAGTATTTTGTAGGGCTATTTTTGTAAGACTTGTAAGGTCTATTTTGTCATCTCCCTTAAGATTTTTCAAGGCAGGTCTTTCAAGCATTTCCTTTAACTTTGGTCTAATCAAAACAGTAGAAGCTGCCACGATTGGAGTTGCCATACTAGTCCCTGACATATAACCATAAGTTGATTTCCCATTAATGACATTGAGAGTGGATTTAATATTTTTACCTGGTGCTGAGACATCAGGCTTTAAAAGTAAATCTGTTCTCGGTCCCCAAGATGTGGATCCTGCTGGAACGATGACATCTTCTTTATACAATTCTTTGTCTGTGTCAGGTGCAAACTTAAAGTCAATCTCTTTTTCGTCACCTACATTCGGTTTATTAGAATTATAGCTGGCCATATCAATTGGATAGTATTGCTCCAATTTATCTTTGAAATCTTCCTTACTATTTCTTTTAACCTCAGTTTTTTTATCAGGATTAATCATGTTCCATAGCTTTACACCATCATCTCCTGAAATTGAAAATACTTGACTTTTAGTCCCTTCATCTGCTTCATATCCCATGGCTGGAAGCTCTGTCCAATTATCTCTATTGTAGTAATTGACAGTATTTACAACCATAATGCCACGTGCGCCCTTATCCGTTGCTCGTTTAAAAGCATTTTTTAAATCCTTTGTATAAATTCTATCCATTACTGCAATTTTGCCCTTAAGATTCAATCCTATCAAATCTTGGTCTTGACCTTTGCCTATATATACAAATTTCAATTTACTAGGAGCTTTTGAACCATCTTCGTTTGTTATGATTTTATTCTTATCGAAAAAGGCCCCTATATTTCTATATTTAAAACTTTCTCCACCTATGTTAACTTTATCAAACTCAACTGTTTGATTTTTAGCAGAAGCAACTGCTATCGCATCTTCATGTGCTGCAGTTCGTGTTACATTTCCAGTGTCGGTCATTTTCAGATTATTATTTGCCACTAAATCCCAAGAAGAACTTGAAGCAGAAGTCGCATAGTTACCCGTAGCTACAACCATTGGAATGCCTGCTTTTCTTAACGCTCTAATAGCTTCCCAATATTTCTCACCTACAAGACCTGTTCCTGTAAAGCCAGATGATACCGAAACAACATCGACATTGTGTTTGATCGAATCTTCAATAGCATGAAACATTGTTTCATCTCCTGCGAAGCCAGATCCTGCGTCAGAGTACATTTTATAAGAGAAAATTTGTGCATTAGGAGCAATTCCATCTATTCCGTTAAAGTTTTTAATATCTTTTTCAGTATCATTTCCCGCAAGAATCCCTGCAATATGCATTCCATGTGGATCAAAATAATCGCTTCCATCGTCAGCTTTTTCTACAGTAATTTTACCACCATTATAATAATTGAAAGCATGAGGGATTTTATCACTCAACCAGAAATTTTTATCAGTACCTTTTAAGTCTTCTTTTTTGAATCTCATTGAGCCTTTAGCATCATCATCAATCCTCATGGCCTTATGCCTATAATCTGTCCCGGTATCGATATTTGAAATGACCATACCTCTACCATCAAAATTTTTACCAAATGGAACATTGATAGACTTTAGGTAATCAATTGCCTCTTCAACTCCAATTTCCTTTCTAGCATGATTCATCATTGGCTGGACTTTTTGTGATCGTTCAACCGATGAGATACCCTCTATTAGTTTAATTTTGTCCAGATTATCTGGAGTTGTTTCTATTGCAACACCATTAAAAACCGTATCATAAGTATATAAAACTTTTGTATCCTTAAGATTGGATAATTCCTTGATTGCTTTTTCTCCAGATTCTTTATCTTTAAATTCAGCAATATAGACAAGTTTATCCTCTTTTTTGGGACTTTCTGGGTCTTTACTTGCAGACGAGTCCGCTTTATCTTCTTGGGATTGATTGGAATCTTCTTTGATTTTTTCTTCATTGCTAGTTTTGTTATCTATCACAGATTCTTTACTAACAACTTCTTTTTCCTCAATAACCGTTGTTTTCTTCTCTTCAGTATCCTTTGAAGTTTCTATAGCATTATGAATATCTTCAAGTTTTTCTTTGTTTTCTTTTTGTTTACCTACTACTGTTTCTTTATCAGATATTTTTAAAGAATCTTCAGAACTAGGTGTATCTGCTAAAACTACCTCATTAGGGACATATGCTGCTAAAATAACTGCAGCTGTGGTTAATGACAATACTGTACTTTTTTTCATTTTAATTCCTTACATATTTATTTAACTTCCAATAGATAGAAAACTTTAACTTTGCTAGCCTTTGTTATAAAAAGTTTTACTAAGTATTATCTAGGAAATAGAGTAGTGCATTTATATATAATTGTTAACTCTCTGAAAATAGTATATCAATTAAAAAAATTTAAGTCAAGAAAAATTAATACGGGTTAATTTTTTTATTAACGTATGTTAATTTCATAAAGTTCAAAGCTTTCGTGTTTAACTGGAATACATTATAAGCATATTCACACCATCAAGAATAGTAGGAATGAAGTTGAACCACTACTAAAACCATCAAAAACTCAGTTAAGTTTGGAAGTGAATCTTGCCTACGATATTCCACTAAGTTACGAAGCGAGAATGATTAGCCTATTTGTTGACAATATCCCTAGTCAAGTATTACTGAAATAGACCTCTCACACTGGTCGTCCTGCCTTTCGTCCAACCATACTCATGAAGATGACCATATTCGCTTATGGTCGTCAAGTGTTCTTTGGACATAAAATCGTTCAAATGAACGAAGAAGTCATTCTCATGAAATGGTTGAGCCAAGATACCTATGTTAGCTATAAAACGATTAATAATTTCCGCTCCAGTAAACATGCCAACAACCTAATCAAAATTGACTAAAAAGTACTAAACGAGCACAGATAACCCAATGAACTGGGAATATCTTGAGGACACGGACCAGTTTATAAAGCCCGACGGCCTAGTTTATTCCTTTAAGAACTACTCTAGTCGAACTGACAAGTATGGGCTTCAACGTGATTTCAAGATTTATGAGGCGGATAAAATTCAAGATACTCCTAAGTTAGAACACTTGGCTAAAACGGATAGTGGGAATCAGAAACAAATCCATTATAATCAAACTTGGAATTACTTTAAGGAACTCCTTACACAAACATTACATAGTGAAGAAAGCTCTCAAATTTATGCCAAACGGAAAATTGATGTTGAACCCGTTTTTGGTAGTTTTCGGCGTGCGCAGAGTGCATGTCAGAGGTAAACAAGCTGTCGCAACAGAGATAGCATTCATCTTCATGAGCATGAATCTCACCAAATTGGCAAAGAATCTAGCATCTAAAACGTTCACCTATTCAAAAACCACACAGTGTTTCTTTCAGCTTGATTGTATTCAAGACTGAAATCACTGTGTGGTTTTATTTAGAAGCTAGTTTTTGCCTAGGTCCTTTTTCCTTATTCTCTTTCTTCTTCGTTTTCTTCAGCTTTGACAGGTCGAGGTTCATAGGCTCTGATAATTTGAGCGACAACTGGGTGGCGAACCACATCCTTGGCTGAGAAATGAACAAAGTCAATCTGATGGATGTTCTTGAGTTTTTCTTGAGCATCAATCAAACCGGACTTGACATTACGTGGCAGGTCAATCTGACTGATATCTCCATTGACAATCATCTTAGAATTAAAGCCTAAACGAGTCAAAAACATCTTCATCTGCATGATGGTTGTATTTTGCGCTTCATCCAATATAACAAAGGCATCATCCAATGTACGTCCACGCATATAGGCAAGTGGAGCGATTTCAATGATTTCACGTTCCATGAGACGAGTTGTTTGGTCTTTTCCGAGAATCTGGTACAAGGCATCATAAACAGGACGAAGGTAAGGATCTACCTTTTCCTTGAGATCACCTGGAAGAAATCCAAGGCTCTCTCCCGCTTCCACTGCTGGACGTGTCAAAATGATTCGCTTGACTTGTCCACGCTTGAGAGCTGTTACGGCCAAAGTCACTGCTAAGAAGGTCTTACCTGTTCCTGCTGGCCCAATCCCAAAGGTCACATCGTGTTGCTTGACACTATCCACATAAAGCTTTTGACCCAAGGTTTTAACACGGATGGGCTTACCTGTATTATCCTTGATAATCTCTTCTTCATAGAGGGCGACAAACTTATCGATTTCATTATTCTTAACCATGGTAATGGCTGTCACCACATCTGGAGTTCCAACAGTCATTCCACGATTAACCAAGACCACTAAGGCTTGGATAACTTGACGGGCTTCCTCACAAGCATTCTCTGCTCCCAAGACTTGTACAATCTCTGTACGGGCATGGATGATGACATCTAATTCATCCTCCATCAATCTAAGGTGGCGCTCATTGGACCCAAAAAGATGAAATAGGTCATCTGGATGACTCAGTTGAATATCTATTGAATGTTCCTTCAAACAAAGAACCTCTCTAATTCTCTTATTTCGTTTTATCATTTTGTTTTCTTTTAAGTATGAAATAACTTTCAAAAATCCTATCACTTTGACAATTCGTAATGGTAAACGATACTTGCCAAAATAAGTAAAATCCTCATAAAAGATAACTGAATGACTATATTATAGCAAAGAGGCTGAGAAATTACTATCCCAAACCTCATCTAGTAGCCTTAATGTTCTAAATATTCCTGCCAGATACGATCGAAGTCTCCCATATTAAAGGAAAAGCTAGCATGTTCCTCTAAAAAACGACTGACTTGATCAAAATCATCTGTATGTTTCGGAAAGGCGGGCTCCTCAAAAGCCAGATCCGCTAAAATAGCTTTAGGACTATTACTTTTAGGATTTCGTTCTGTCATGAGCCAAGTATAAAATGATTTTCTCATAAGCCTCCCTAAATTAATTCGGTACCAAACTGATCTTGCTTGATTTTGCCAGCCTTCATCAAACCACCGAGTGCTTTT carries:
- the ald gene encoding alanine dehydrogenase, which produces MLIGIPKEIKNNENRVALTPAGVQSLVGRGHRVLIETNAGLGSGFADADYEKQGAEIVATAAEAWSAELVVKVKEPLASEYQFLREDLLLFTYLHMAAAPELADAMLAAKATGVAYETVRDTQGQLPLLVPMSEVAGRMAVQIGAHFLTKQAGGSGVLLGGVPGVPKGKVSIIGGGVVGTHAARIALGLGAQVTILDISAKRLSVLEDVFGHQIQTLMSNPFNIEASVREADVVIGAVLIPGAKAPKLVTDEMVQQMRPGSVIVDVAVDQGGVIATADRVTTHDEPVYEKHGVLHYAVANIPGAVARTSTIALTNVTLPYIEALAGKGFKKAILEDAGLLEGVTTYQGYLTSQPVAEGLERDFTSISKLV
- a CDS encoding S8 family peptidase → MKKSTVLSLTTAAVILAAYVPNEVVLADTPSSEDSLKISDKETVVGKQKENKEKLEDIHNAIETSKDTEEKKTTVIEEKEVVSKESVIDNKTSNEEKIKEDSNQSQEDKADSSASKDPESPKKEDKLVYIAEFKDKESGEKAIKELSNLKDTKVLYTYDTVFNGVAIETTPDNLDKIKLIEGISSVERSQKVQPMMNHARKEIGVEEAIDYLKSINVPFGKNFDGRGMVISNIDTGTDYRHKAMRIDDDAKGSMRFKKEDLKGTDKNFWLSDKIPHAFNYYNGGKITVEKADDGSDYFDPHGMHIAGILAGNDTEKDIKNFNGIDGIAPNAQIFSYKMYSDAGSGFAGDETMFHAIEDSIKHNVDVVSVSSGFTGTGLVGEKYWEAIRALRKAGIPMVVATGNYATSASSSSWDLVANNNLKMTDTGNVTRTAAHEDAIAVASAKNQTVEFDKVNIGGESFKYRNIGAFFDKNKIITNEDGSKAPSKLKFVYIGKGQDQDLIGLNLKGKIAVMDRIYTKDLKNAFKRATDKGARGIMVVNTVNYYNRDNWTELPAMGYEADEGTKSQVFSISGDDGVKLWNMINPDKKTEVKRNSKEDFKDKLEQYYPIDMASYNSNKPNVGDEKEIDFKFAPDTDKELYKEDVIVPAGSTSWGPRTDLLLKPDVSAPGKNIKSTLNVINGKSTYGYMSGTSMATPIVAASTVLIRPKLKEMLERPALKNLKGDDKIDLTSLTKIALQNTARPMMDATSWKEKSQYFASPRQQGAGLINVANALRNEVVATFKNTDSKGLVNSYGSISLKEIKGDKKYFTIKLHNTSNRPLTFKVSASAVTTDALTDRLKLDETYKDEKSPDGKQIVPEIHPEKVKDANITFEHDTFTIGPNSSFDLNAVINVGEAKNKNKFVESFIHFESVEEMEALNSNGKKTNFQPSLSMPLMGFAGDWNKEPILDKWAWEEGSKSKTMEGYDDDGKPKIPGTLNKGIGGEHGIDKFNPAGVIQNRKDKNTTSLDQNPELFAFNNEGINAPSSSGSNIAKIYPLDSNGNPQDAQLERGLTPSPLVLRSAEEGMISIVNTNKEGDNQRDLKVISREHFVKGILNSKRNDAKGIKSSKLKVWGDLKWDGLIYNPRGKEENAPESKDTKDPATRIRGQFEPIAEGQYFYKFKYRLTKDYPWQVSYIPVKIDNTAPKIVSVDFSNPEKIKLITKDTYHKVKDQYKNETLFARDQKEHPEKFDEIANEVWYAGAALVNEDGEVEKNLEVTYAGEGQGRNRKLDKDGNTIYEINGAGDLRGKIIEVIALDGSSNFTKIHRIRFADHADEKGMISYYLVDPDQDSSKYQKLGEIAESKFKNLENRKEDSLKKDTTEEENHQENEESNEEKSSFTIHKTISTIRDFESKDLKKLIKKKFREVDDFTSETGKRTEEYDYKYDDKGNIIAYDDGSALQYETEKLDEIKSKIYGVLSPSKDGHFEILGKFSNVSKNAKVYYGNSYKSIEIKTTKYDSHSKMMTFDLYANINDIVDGLAFAGDMRFFVKDGDKIKAETKIRMPEKNKETKTEYPYASSYGNVIELGEGDLSKNKPNNLTEMESGKIYSDSEKQQYLLKDNIILRKGYALKVTTYNPGKTDMLEGNGVYSKEDIAKIQKANPNLRVLSEKIIYADSRNVEDGRSTQSVLMSALDGFNIVKYQVFTFKMNDKGEAIDKDGNLVTDSSKLVLFGKDGKEYTGEDKSNVEAIKEDGSTLFIDAKPVNLSMDKNYFNPSKSNKIYVRNPEFYLRGKISDKGGFNWELRVNESVVDNYLIYGDLHIDNTRDFNIKLNVKDGDIMDWGMKDYKANGFPDKVTDMDGNVYLQTGYSDLNAKAVGVHYQFLYDNVKPEVNIDPKGNTSIEYADGKSVVFNINDKRNNGFDGEIQNKHIYVNGKEYKSFDDIKQITDKTLNIKIVVKDFARNTTVKEFILNKDTGEVSELKPHTVTVTIQNGKEMSSKIVSEEDFILPVYKGELEKGYQFDGWEISGFEGKKDAGYVINVSKDTLIKPVFKKIEEKKEEENKPTFDESKKKDKVQVNHNQLDKSHRKEDLQRENHSHKSDSTEGVKATVPVQVNYSQLDESQRSDSTKDVTAPVPDKNDKNFENKKEVYLNEPENIANKHTNIDSKSTTNNTDRLPKTGTVSEVFTSLVAGIMFTLGAFLGLKKKDQD
- a CDS encoding GNAT family N-acetyltransferase produces the protein MESLFIKLAKHPIIETERLVLRPVTLDDAEAMFEYASDKETTRYTFPTNQSLEETKNNIAQFYLANPLGRWGIELKNSGEFIGTIDLHKIDTVLKKAAIGYIIHQKYWNQGLTTEANRAVIKLAFEEIGMNKLTALYDKDNPASGKVMEKSGMRFSHEEPYARMDQHEKGRIVTRVHYILTKEDYFSNK
- a CDS encoding helix-hairpin-helix domain-containing protein, yielding MEELIEKIKEYKIIVICAGLGLVLGGFFLLKPVAQTPAKESNLQSEVIAVPKDSTDEKEDGNQKEEVVEQDLITVDVKGAVKTPGIYDLPVGSRINDAVQKAGGLTDNADSKSINLAQKISDEALVYVPTKEEATSQATQSNASNSKENKKVNLNKASLEELKQVKGLGAKRAQDIIDHRDSNGKFKSVDELKKVSGIGAKTIEKLKEYVTVD